One Palaemon carinicauda isolate YSFRI2023 chromosome 5, ASM3689809v2, whole genome shotgun sequence DNA window includes the following coding sequences:
- the LOC137640856 gene encoding uncharacterized protein — protein sequence MALGVVAYLRVSDLWGNVSCRFIMGKARVATLKHVSVPRLELSAAVLAVRLGNTILTMIDFRVDGVYYWTDSTTVLRYIRNDQARYQTFVANRVSMIREGSDQKEWRYVNSGENPADDATRSKQSERWKKGPEFLLKEECFWPTEPAQMSDGVEGLEVKREIRPTGTTGYKIISFRMGMDIRQTGMYKIIHHYSSWIKLLRALGWLLLFARYIIYKHRQLLSELGVHLSTEIISLAEMVVVQVTQRVDYELEIESLEKGGTIRASSSLRRLKPILRNGLLCIGDRLSLANISPSERHPIILPYKGHLTDMVIQAHGKAIEQLMADLPPDRVQSGKPPFYRTGVDLFGPFFVKRGRAQMKHWGVIFTCLNMRAIHLEVASNLTSDSFISAFRRFLARRGQVKTVRCDCGTNIEGSRKVLDSSYEFLPGNKVRNELLGCGVEFILNPPGTSHFGGAWERLIGTVRRVLNIVLGTQKLDYEGLCTLFCEVEATINSRPLTVVTSDNRDPVPLTPN from the exons atggctttgggagtagtggcatacttgcgggtctcggatctgtggggaaacgtatcttgcagattcatcatgggaaaggcaagggtagcaACACTGAAGCATGTTTCGGTGCCCCGCCTAGAACTTAGTGCAGCGGTGCTGGCCGTAAGACTAGGAAACACCattctgaccatgatagatttcagggtagatggggtctattattggaccgATTCAACGACCGTCTTGCGCTATATTAGGAACGATCAggccagataccagacatttgtggcaaaccgtgtctctatgataagggagggcagtgatcagaaagagtggaggtaCGTTAACTCTGGGGAgaacccagcagacgatgcaacacgttccaagcagtctgaaaggtggaaaaaaggtccggagtttctgttgaaggaggagtgtttctggccaactgagccagctcaaatgtcagatggtgtggaGGGATTGGAGGTTAAGCGTGAGATACGACCAACAGGAACTACAGGCTACAAAATAATTAGTTTCAGGATGGGGATGGACATAAGGCAAacaggtatgtataaaatcatccaccactattctagttggatcaagctccttagagctttgggttggttgttgctatttgctAGATACATTATCTATAAACATCGGCAGCTGCTCAGCGAGCTAGGTGTGCATCTGTCCACCGAAATTATTAGCTTGGCGGAAATggtggtagtgcaggtaacacagcgtgttgattacgagttagagatagagagcctcgagaagggaggaactattagggcctctagctccctaagaaggttgaaaccaatcctgaGAAATGGGCTTCTGTGCATTGGAGATAGGTTATCTTTGGCAAATATCTCTCCAagcgaaaggcatccaattattttgccgtataagggacacttgacagacatggtgatcca ggcacacggaaaagccatcgagcagctaatggccgatctACCACCCGATCGAGTGCAGTCGGGGAAACCCCCATTTTATCGCACCGGAGTGGACCTTTTTGGGCCATTCTTCGTAAAACGAGGAAGGGCACAGATGAAgcattggggagttatattcacttgtttgaacatgagggccatacacttggaggtggcctcgaatctcacatcagattcattcattagtgccttcaggaggtttttggctCGTCGTGGTCAGGTCAAGACAGTTAGATGCGACTGCGGCACTAATATTGAGGGATCGCGGAAAGTTCTCGACTCCAGTTATGAATTCTTGCCAGGAAACAAGGTGCGCAATGAGTTGCTCGGGTGTGGGGTGGAATTTATTCTCAATCCGCCCGGCAcctcacattttggaggagcatgggagcggttgataggtaccgtgaggagggtcttaaatatagtcttggggacacagAAATTGGATTATGAAGGGCTGTGTACGctcttttgtgaagtggaggcaacgATTAACAGCAGACCCCTTACTGTAGTCACCTCAGACAATAGAGACCCGGTTCCACTCACACCGAACTAG